A window of the Dictyostelium discoideum AX4 chromosome 4 chromosome, whole genome shotgun sequence genome harbors these coding sequences:
- the gatC gene encoding glutamyl-tRNA amidotransferase C subunit (Similar to Gln), with product MTVVISKDRLKKLSNLAMLSIPEDKVEQYCDDLGGFLNSVESIQSVNTENVRPLHSILEDTQLTLHFEQTTVNQDHEHILDHSNNVQGGFFTVPKQISSHTNSQKSNKNNSIDDEF from the exons GACAGTTG TAATTAGTAAAGatagattaaaaaaactatcaaATTTGGCAATGTTGTCCATACCTGAAGATAAAGTTGAACAATATTGTGATGATTTAGGtggatttttaaattctgttGAATCAATTCAATCAGTAAATACAGAGAATGTTAGACCACTTCATTCAATTTTAGAGGATACACAATTAACATTACACTTTGAACAAACAACAGTAAATCAAGACCATGAACATATTTTAGATCATTCAAATAATGTCCAAGGTGGCTTCTTTACTGTTCCAAAACAAATTTCTTCACATACAAATTCccaaaaaagtaataaaaataattcaattgatgatgaattttaa